AATTTTGATCAACGGCGTGTTTAGTGTGATCATTCTCAAAACAACAACTGGATCAATTTAGATCTCTAGACTAACATTGCATCTGGAAGAAAAAAGTATTTAGCTACTAAAAATAACAAGGAACACATATCCAACTGTTTTAATTAAACTTTTTTATAAGTCATTGATTCTCACTTTAATGATAGTAACTACTTACTGTTTGCCACGCCGCGTTTAAATAGAGATTATAAATACCACACTATTTATGCTCATTGATCTCATTCACGTGATAATTGCGATGATTTAAAGATCTCAAGAAAACATCATAAAATGAGCAGTTAGGGATATAATTCAAACAAAACGTTCAAAAAACACATTAAACAACAACATACCACTGTATAGATAAACAGCAAACACTGTATATGTTAATTTTATTCGACATATCCCTACACGGTAATTTAGGAATTTTATACAACACCCTCTATTTTCATATTTTGCAGATCTCCATCATGTAGGGCTCTTGAAACCAAAGCTAGCTAAGAATCCTTATATTAGAGATGAATAAATTACGTATCACTCACCTTTTTACTATATCAAGAATGCTAAACTAGCCAAAAAGCCAACAAATAGCGCATTAATTCATCGCTTAGTAGAGTTTTTTACGTTTCTGTGATTTTAGTGGTTGACACCTTGCAATGTCGTCATTAATATTTCGCCCCGTTGAGAGATACGCTTCCCCCTTAGCTCAGTTGGTTAGAGCGACGGACTGTTAATCCGCAGGTCCCCCGTTCGAGTCGGGGAGGGGAGCCAAATTCTCACACTTGACTATTCCCCCTTAGCTCAGTTGGTTAGAGCGACGGACTGTTAATCCGCAGGTCCCCCGTTCGAGTCGGGGAGGGGGAGCCAATCCTTAGTCGGAAAGTCAAAATCTTATTGTAGTTCCCCCTTAGCTCAGTTGGTTAGAGCGACGGACTGTTAATCCGCAGGTCCCCCGTTCGAGTCGGGGAGGGGGAGCCAATCAATAAGATAATGCTCAAAAAGAGCACTTCGAAAGTTCCAAATTGTTCCCCCTTAGCTCAGTTGGTTAGAGCGACGGACTGTTAATCCGCAGGTCCCCCGTTCGAGTCGGGGAGGGGGAGCCAATTCCACGAAAGCATTAGACTTTTTCCAGCGTTTACACTACTCTACAAGCAATATTCTCACTGCATTTGCTCGAATAACAACCTTCTCTGCAATTTATCGAACAGACAACAATCAAACCGATGAATTTGATAAAGAAATTGGCAATGCACCCGATACTATGGAATAACCCTCTTTAAGAAGCGTACTATGGCCGGTTTTAAAAAACTTATCGTACTCCAAGTCACCTCTTGGCTATTATTCTCTTTGATTGGTAGCTTTTTTTTCGCAACAAGTTTTGACTCTGCAATCAATAAAGCGCAACAAAGCGCCCATACCATGGTGACAGAGTACATAAAGGACAAAAAACTCACTGAAGTGACTCCTGAGCATATTCGCCAAGCCTTAAATAGCGGAGATGTATTCTCAACTTTTATCGTACGAGACTTTGACGGTCAGACCGTTTTGCAAGTCAATACACCGAGCAACCTCCCCTTTATTGCCGAGTTCATAGAATCAAACATCAATGCTATTCGCCCCCAATTTGCGGTTAACGATACTAAAGACATAAAAATCGAATTTTTGATCAATGCACAAAGTCAGGCGCAATTACTACAACAAGCCCTACTACTACTTATCATTATTTCTGCGTTGGTTGCTTTTATTCCTGTTTTCTTTATGCAAGGCGTCTATAAAAAGCTTAATCGCAATGTCAGTATGACAGTCGCCAGTGCCGTAGATTCGTATATTACGCAAAACCAAGTAACCGACAATATTGAGTTTGATTTTAACGATGGCAAAGTCGCAGAGCTTGGTCAGGATTTAGTCCCCTCTTTTAAGCGATTAGCTAGCTTTTTAAGGTCAAAGCAAGAAGACATTAAAAATGCCGCTCATTCTATCAAGCAAGAAGCTTACAAAGATGTAGTCACAGATCTGGGCAACCGTAATATGTTCGTGGAACACTACGAGCAGTATATCGAGTCGTCAGCTAAAAAGGCGTTTGGCTCGTTGGCGATGATCCGCTGCTCTGAGTTGCAGGTAATTAACCAAACTCGTGGCTATCAAAAAGGTGATGAATACATTAAGTCGGTGTCTGACATTATCAAACATGTTACAGGTACTTATGCTGGCAGTCAGGTTTTCCGTTTAAATAGCTCAGATTTCGCGGTGATCTTACCGAATGTGCCAAGTAAAGAAGCGGAAGAGTTTGGTGAAACACTGCAAGCGCGCTTTACCCAATTCCAGCAAAACCAAGAACTATCATCGGTTGCCAATACCGGGATCGTGCCTTATGAGAACGGTAAGCCACTTGGAGAACTACTCTCGGTTGTTGATAATGCGATGAGTATGGCACAGAGCAAGCAAGCCAATGCTTGGCATATTCAACGCGAGTCTGATTTAGTGAATAATGTCAGTGCTGGATTTGGTAATCAAAACTGGCGTCGAGTGATCCGCGATGTGATCAACAGCAAGCGCGTTAGTTTGATGATGCAAAACATCATGCCTATTGGTAAAAACTCTAAGGCCTACGCAGAGATCCAATCTCGTTTTAAAACAGAAGAAGGACAAATGCTTCCTACAGCCTCTTTCCTTGCCATGGCGGAAAAGCTGGAAATGGCCATCGAGATTGATCAGCTGATCATCGACACCTCGCTAGAACTTATCAAAACGCGTAACTTCAATGAGAAATACTTCGGGATCAATGTCACCGCATCAAGTGCCCATAACGACCAATTTGTGATCTGGTTAGAGCGTCGCTTATTAAAAGAAGCGAATCTAGCCTCTAAACTGGTATTTGAAGTCAGCGAATTTGGCTTACAGCAAAATATTAAAGCCAGTAAGCGCTTTATTGATATGGTGCATCGTGTCGGAGCGCGTATCACCGTTGAACGTTTTGGTGTCGGTTTAACGTCATTTAAGTTCTTTAGAGACTTAAAGCCTGACTATATTAAAATGGATGCTAGTTATACTCGCGGTCTTGAAGAAGACAAGAATAATCAATATTTTATGCGCCTAATGGTTGACCTTGCACACCGTATTGGCGTCAACGTATTTGCCGAAGGTATCGAAAGCCAAGAAGAGAAGCACATAGTCGAAACACTTTGCTTGGATGGAGTACAAGGCTATTACATCGAAAAACCAAAAGAAATCTAGGTAAACACACCAAAGGGCGACTTGTTTGCCCTTCCCTTTACCCCTTTCACTCCAGTGACTTTCGTACGCTATCATTTGCCACACCAGTTACAATCTGTGTTACTATTGGCAGGAATTATCATTCAAACTTATCTATGTGATTTAACAAGTTTACAAAGATAAGCTTGAATATTATTTCGACGCTAGCAGTAATCCAGAGTCAAGCAGCAAAAATCGCTATATCATTATGATTTCATTGATAAAAGCTCATGTATTTAGGCTAGTAAGCGAGCGCTGAATTAAGATTAATTGCTAATAAATGAATGAAAACTGTCAGCATTACATGACAAGCTATCCCCTCATAATATTTGAGACGGTAGCTCAAATGATGACAAGGCGCATGTTTTCACTTAAAAAATTCAAAGCGGAACGGTGCTATCGGTTTAATTCTGCTAAAAAGTATTTTTAGCAAAATTAAATCCAGTCAAAACTTGCACCCAGTAAGTTCTTTAATACAGTTAACTATCACCTCGATTTGACGGGAAAAACCCGCGTAAAGTGAATAAGTTATAGAGGCAGGAATGACCGAATACATTTTGTTGCTCATTGGCACCGTGCTGGTGAATAACTTCGTTTTAGTCCAATTTTTGGGCTTATGTCCATTTATGGGGGTATCTGGAAAACTGGATACCGCAGTGGGAATGTCATTAGCGACCACTTTTGTTCTCACACTAGCTTCAGTCACCAGCTATTTGGTCAATCAATATATCTTATTACCACTCGACCTCACCTTTTTAAGAACGATGAGCTTTATTTTGGTTATCGCTGTGGTTGTGCAATTTACAGAGATGGTGGTACGTAAAACCAGTCCAACCTTGTATCGGTTACTGGGAATTTTCTTGCCTTTGATCACCACTAACTGCGCTGTACTAGGCGTTGCACTACTTAATATCAAAAAAGACCACACCTTTTTAGAGTCTGCAGTCTATGGTTTTGGCGCTGCGGTTGGCTTTTCTATGGTTTTGGTGCTATTTGCTGCTTTACGTGAGCGTTTAGCTGTTGCTGACGTGCCAACACCGTTTAAAGGCGCATCAATAGCGATGATCACCGCAGGACTCATGTCACTTGCGTTTATGGGCTTCTCTGGATTAGTTAAGTTTTAGATATGACATTACTTTACGCATTACTCGCGCTGGGTGCGCTGGCACTTATTTTTGGTATTGTGCTTGGTTATGCCGCAGTGAAATACCGAGTTGAAAGCAACCCTATTGTTGAACAAATAGACGCCATTCTGCCACAAACTCAATGCGGCCAGTGTGGCTATCCTGGCTGTCGACCATACGCTGAAGCGATTGCGAATGGCGATGACGTGAATAAGTGCCCTCCAGGCGGTGAAGCAACAGTGAAAAAACTGGCGGATTTAATGGGCGTTGAAGCGAAGCCACTTGCTGGTGGAGAAGATGCAGAGCCAGTCAAAAAGGTGGCTTACATTCGTGAAGACGAATGTATTGGCTGTACCAAATGCATTCAAGCTTGCCCCGTTGATGCTATCGTTGGCGCAACCAGACAAATGCACACCGTGCTCATCGACGAGTGCACAGGCTGCGATCTGTGTGTCGAGCCCTGCCCGGTCGATTGTATTGATATGATCCCAGTTGCACAGACCAAGCAAACGTGGAAGTGGCAGCTAGACGCCATTCCTGTGACACAGATTGATTAAGAGGTTTAAGTGGAAACATTACTTGAACAAATAGAAAGCGGAAAACTGTGGCAGTTCCCAGGTGGCATCCATCCACCAGAACAAAAGACATTATCTAACCAACAACCGATTGCTCGTTTACCTTTGCCTGACAAACTAATCCTGCCCCTAAAGCAGCACATTGGTGCCAATGGTAGCCTGTTAGTTAACTCTGGCGATCACGTGCTTAAAGGGCAAGCATTGACGGCTCCCGGCACGAACTGGTCGCTGCCAATTCATGCCCCCACATCTGGCACCATTGAAGCGATAAAGCCGATGCCGTCGGCGCATCCATCCGCGCTACCTGAGCTCAGTATTATTTTGCGCCCAGACGGTGAAGATAAGTGGACACCACTGAATCCAATTAGCGACATTAGCACGCTTGATAACAAACAGCTTATCGATATTATCCACCAAGCTGGTATTGCCGGTATGGGCGGTGCGGGATTCCCAACCTATGTTAAAGCAGACAGCCCAAAGCCCATTGAGTTTTTAGTCGTCAATGGCATTGAGTGCGAACCATATATTACAGCCGATGATCGTTTGATGCGTGAGCACGCCAAAGAAATCATCGCGGGCATCGAAGTGCTACAAGGGATATTGAAGCCACAAAAAGTGTTATTTGGCATTGAAGATAATAAACCTGAAGCCATTGCAGCTATCACCGCTGCGGCTCAGCATAATCAGGATATCTTAGTCCGTAGTGTGCCAACCAAATACCCTTCTGGTGGTGAAAAGCAACTGGTCAAGCTATTAACCTCCAAAGAAGTACCAAGTGCTGGAATACCTGCGGATATCGGCGTACTGGTGCAGAACGTCGGAACACTGTTCGCAATTTGGCAAGCTATTTTTGAGGGTAAACCCCTTATTGAGCGCGTAGTTACCGTGACCGGTAATACCATTACTCAGCCAAGCAACGTGTGGGCTTTACTCGGCACTGAAATAAAGCACCTGCTAGACTCACAAGGCTTTTCGCCAGTAGAGGCGCAGCGCGTCGTCATGGGTGGTCCAATGATGGGCTTTACCTTGCCATCGGTTAGGATCCCTGTGGTCAAAACCACCAACTGTATACTCGCGCCAGACAACCAAGAACTTGCGATCCCGGGTGATGAAAAGGCATGTATTCGCTGTAGTGCCTGTGCAGATGCCTGTCCGCAAAGCTTGTTACCGCAGCAGTTACAATGGTTTGCTAAAGGCAAAGAGTACCAAAAGTTAGAGGAATACAACCTCTTTGACTGTATCGAATGTGGTGCGTGCTCTTATGTTTGTCCAAGCGAAATCCCTTTGGTGCAATACTATCGTGTAGCCAAAGCCGATATTCGCGAACAAAAGCTCGAACAAGTCAAAGCAGAGCGTGCGAAAGAGCGTTTTGAGGCAAGAAAAGAGCGCTTAGAGCGCGAACAAGAAGAACGCCAAAATAAACATAAACGCCGTTCGGCGGGCGCTGCACCAAAAGCCGCAGATAAAGAAAAAGTGCAAGAAGCACTCTCACGCGTTAAAGATAAGCAGTCAGATAAATCCGCGGTCCAAGCTGCGATTGCACGTGCCAAAGCCAAACGAGGTGAGAACGGCGAGTTAGAGCCGGATAACAGCGCCATTGCTGAAGAGCGTGCAAAACGCAAAGCGCAGGCGCGTAAATATAAAGAAGAAAAAACTGACCAGCCTGAAAGCACAGATAAAAAAGATGCAGTAGCTGCCGCCATTGCCCGTGCAAAGGCGAAAAAGGCCGCAGCCCAAG
The sequence above is a segment of the Pseudoalteromonas piscicida genome. Coding sequences within it:
- the rsxC gene encoding electron transport complex subunit RsxC, with protein sequence METLLEQIESGKLWQFPGGIHPPEQKTLSNQQPIARLPLPDKLILPLKQHIGANGSLLVNSGDHVLKGQALTAPGTNWSLPIHAPTSGTIEAIKPMPSAHPSALPELSIILRPDGEDKWTPLNPISDISTLDNKQLIDIIHQAGIAGMGGAGFPTYVKADSPKPIEFLVVNGIECEPYITADDRLMREHAKEIIAGIEVLQGILKPQKVLFGIEDNKPEAIAAITAAAQHNQDILVRSVPTKYPSGGEKQLVKLLTSKEVPSAGIPADIGVLVQNVGTLFAIWQAIFEGKPLIERVVTVTGNTITQPSNVWALLGTEIKHLLDSQGFSPVEAQRVVMGGPMMGFTLPSVRIPVVKTTNCILAPDNQELAIPGDEKACIRCSACADACPQSLLPQQLQWFAKGKEYQKLEEYNLFDCIECGACSYVCPSEIPLVQYYRVAKADIREQKLEQVKAERAKERFEARKERLEREQEERQNKHKRRSAGAAPKAADKEKVQEALSRVKDKQSDKSAVQAAIARAKAKRGENGELEPDNSAIAEERAKRKAQARKYKEEKTDQPESTDKKDAVAAAIARAKAKKAAAQASSEPEPAATGDKKAAVAAAIARAKAKKAAKEAEEAGASVSEQAEAAPTESAEEDPRKAAVAAAIARAKAKKAAKEAEEAGESTVEQAEAAPTESAEEDPRKAAVAAAIARAKAKKAAKEAEEAGASVSEQAEAASTESADEDPRKAAVAAAIARAKAKKAAKEAEEAGASVSEQAEAAPTASAEEDPRKAAVAAAIARAKAKKAAKEAEEAGASVSEQAEAAPTASAEEDPRKAAVAAAIARAKAKKAAKEAQEAGESESDQGEETNEPTAGSETDSSGTEQGAEGTSEQQQALSPEARKKAAVKAAIARAKAKKQAKEQEGNEPS
- the rsxB gene encoding electron transport complex subunit RsxB — protein: MTLLYALLALGALALIFGIVLGYAAVKYRVESNPIVEQIDAILPQTQCGQCGYPGCRPYAEAIANGDDVNKCPPGGEATVKKLADLMGVEAKPLAGGEDAEPVKKVAYIREDECIGCTKCIQACPVDAIVGATRQMHTVLIDECTGCDLCVEPCPVDCIDMIPVAQTKQTWKWQLDAIPVTQID
- the rsxA gene encoding electron transport complex subunit RsxA, whose product is MTEYILLLIGTVLVNNFVLVQFLGLCPFMGVSGKLDTAVGMSLATTFVLTLASVTSYLVNQYILLPLDLTFLRTMSFILVIAVVVQFTEMVVRKTSPTLYRLLGIFLPLITTNCAVLGVALLNIKKDHTFLESAVYGFGAAVGFSMVLVLFAALRERLAVADVPTPFKGASIAMITAGLMSLAFMGFSGLVKF
- a CDS encoding EAL domain-containing protein, which gives rise to MAGFKKLIVLQVTSWLLFSLIGSFFFATSFDSAINKAQQSAHTMVTEYIKDKKLTEVTPEHIRQALNSGDVFSTFIVRDFDGQTVLQVNTPSNLPFIAEFIESNINAIRPQFAVNDTKDIKIEFLINAQSQAQLLQQALLLLIIISALVAFIPVFFMQGVYKKLNRNVSMTVASAVDSYITQNQVTDNIEFDFNDGKVAELGQDLVPSFKRLASFLRSKQEDIKNAAHSIKQEAYKDVVTDLGNRNMFVEHYEQYIESSAKKAFGSLAMIRCSELQVINQTRGYQKGDEYIKSVSDIIKHVTGTYAGSQVFRLNSSDFAVILPNVPSKEAEEFGETLQARFTQFQQNQELSSVANTGIVPYENGKPLGELLSVVDNAMSMAQSKQANAWHIQRESDLVNNVSAGFGNQNWRRVIRDVINSKRVSLMMQNIMPIGKNSKAYAEIQSRFKTEEGQMLPTASFLAMAEKLEMAIEIDQLIIDTSLELIKTRNFNEKYFGINVTASSAHNDQFVIWLERRLLKEANLASKLVFEVSEFGLQQNIKASKRFIDMVHRVGARITVERFGVGLTSFKFFRDLKPDYIKMDASYTRGLEEDKNNQYFMRLMVDLAHRIGVNVFAEGIESQEEKHIVETLCLDGVQGYYIEKPKEI